The DNA region TGGAAATAAGGAGTAATGTGCAACAGGCTGCTGGTGTGATTTAACAAGGAGACACAAGGGTGGTGAGGTGGAGAGAAAGGGATCATTGCCATCATGTTCAAGGGAAGAGAGCATGATGGTACTTTATTTTCTCACACTAGTTTCTGTTTTGCAGGTACCTTGGCAAGGAGAGTGCAAGCTTAGCATGGATTCACAACAACAAAAGGAGGACACCAAAGCTGGAACATGGATTCATCACTGATCTGTCAATGATGACAACAACATGAGATATGGTGCAACAAGATGACCATATGCAACAATCACAGGACAGGACCTGTAGGCTGCAGATGTGCAGTTCTGTTGAAGAAATGCAGTGTTACTATTTGCTGCAGGTTGCAGGCTAAAAGATGTTGGTATGGTGATTAAATGCATCAGTTGCTACTGATCATCACAGGATACATCAGACAAATAAGTGTAGAAGCTTGCACTGTTGGGGCACAACATCAACAgcctgaaaaagaaaaagaaaaaaatattgcaACTTGTAACTTGGTTCTGCTCAGTGGTGTCACAGATGCTGCATCACTGAAGCAACAGGCAACAAAGGTTGCAAAGGGCGCGAAATGGTTTTGAGTACACTTAATTAactacaacaaaatattttttcttcataGTAATTTAACTCCACAATATCATTCACCCTACCATAATATGTGATATTTGCAGACTTTGGAGCATTGTCACTTGTACTTGCATAACTTTCAGTCTTTGAAATGACCATAACACCACTATGGTATATTGAGTGTTTATGTTGCAAGAAGGGCATGCAAACCGACCATAAGTGCTGCATCCAGAGAGAGTACCATATGCTGGAAAATCATTTATAGTCCACATGAGAGCTGCTCGCATTTGAAATATCTCCTTAGTAGAGGCATCATATGTTTCTACCCCGACATCCCATAATTCATTTAACTTTTCTATTAAAGGTTGGAAGAAGACATCAATATTATTGCCAGGCGCTTTTGGTCCAGGAATAAGTAAGGATAGAATGAAGAACTCTTGCTTCATGCACATCCATGGTGGAAGATTATATGGCATTAAAATCACTGGCCATGTGCTATGAACAGTTCGCATTGTGCCAAATGGATTAAACCCATCAGAAGCTAATACCAGCCAGACATTGCGAGGATCTTTAGCAAATTCGGGATATTTATTATCTAAACTTTTCCAAGCTTCAGAATCTGCAGGATGCCGAAGAACTCCATCTTTGCTGCGCTCTTCATGATGCCATCGCATTGCTTTAGAAGTTTCTGAAGACATAAACAATCTTTGCAGCCttggttttaaaggaaaataccTAAGGACCTTGAGTGGAATTTTTCTAGCATTATTTTTCCATCTAGAGGCCCCACAAATTTTGCATTCATTAACATCCTTGCTAGCAAACTCTTTCCTAAAAAGCATGCAGTCATTGGGACAAGCATCAATCTTTTCATACTTTAAGCCCAAGCCTTCAACTATCTTTTTAGTCTCATAGAAAGAAGGAGGCAATTTTTCCCCTTCAGGCAGCGCATCCTTCAATAGTCCAAGTAGAGCATTAAAAGATTCATTTGACCATTTGAACATGCATTTTGTACGATAGATATGCAGCAAAAAGGATAGTTTGCTAAACTTCTGGCATCCAGGATATAGTTCTTCATTTGCCTCCTTCATGAGCCGTTCAAACTTATCCATCTCTAGATGAGGTTCATATCCGGATGGATGAGCAGTATTTTCTTGTAGATTTGGATCCATCTCGCCCCTTTCACTTACCTCACTATCCATGAACTGTGTAGAGCCTCCGAAGGCATCATGTATCATTCTTCTCATGTCATCGCCCCTCAAAGTTGATTGGCTGCGGTTGTTTCCTTTAGTATTGTTTGATCCCTTTAAAGGCTCCCCATGACAAAACCAAGTATCATACGATGGCATGATACCATTAACCACAAGATGATCATATGCGGTAGCCCGATTTGCTTGATAAATAAGCACACATTCCGTACAAGGACATGCAATTTTTTCTCCATCTTGTTTTCCAGAAAAGGCATGCTTTATAAAATCATCTACTCCATCCAAGTATTCTTTACTTAGTCTATCACAATTCATCCAGTTTTTATTTCTAGAATTATCCATGACATTCAAGATATTCTTTTCTTTGCTGCAATTACTGTAAGAGCTAAAAATACGTTAGTAGAAAAgggaaaaattaataaaaaatgtcGTTCAAATAAAATGGTCATCCTATTAATAGGTAATGCTCAAAGATATCATTTTAACAATTAAAACTATCAAACAGAAATTTAATTCTATTTATATCCAAATAGTGATTTATTCCAAAATAGAAGGAAAAGTCAGAAAGTTTGCATTAAACATTTCCTTTCCGAGTCACACTAAAATGGGAGATTTGTACCAGTAAATGAAGCTTAGTTTAAACCCGAGAAAGTTATTAAAAAATCTAACTGAGGATTCTTCAAGCCATAATAGATTCCAATATTTTTAATCCAAGATATTCCTTCTCAAATAGGGGAGAAATTACTGAAACAACAACTAGTTTTGTAGCTCCAACTGGAAAATTTTAGCTTTTCGATATCAACATATTTAAAGCTtccaaatttaaatttaaattactCAAAACAGATGAGTACTTCAGTTTTCAACTGTAAATTCACCCAACAGTCCCAATACAACATATACATGCTTTTTCCCTCTACTAAAAGCATCAaacaaatatgtttttttttcctttcatatAGTTAACCAGGGAATGAGATACATTTGGAGATTCGAATAAATTACCTTCTATCATAATAAGAATTAGCAAGAAAAACCAGAAACCAAGCATTCACAAGAAAAACAAGTTGTCGGTTTAGTTCAACTCACAATTCAAAGAATCGTTTACCTTAGCAGTTGGAGTCGGTTAAATTGTACTATAGATTTACACGAAAAAACTTTGCTACCTAGGACTAAGAGATCAAATCTAATCTCTATGTAATTTACAAGTCAAAACCTgcaatttgttttaaaaaaaaaaacaaattaaacagcagggtttttttttttttttttttttttgtaaatctgAACTATATTACCAAGTGAGAATTATGTACCTCAACTAGGACAAACTGGACCAGACGACTCCTAGTTCCAGTTAACTAAATCAAACGCAACTAAGTACTAGAAATATCACTTAGCAAACACAGAAAAAGCTTTACTTGTACAAAATCATAAATCGCCTCAAGTGTTTGGGTACCTGGAAGCAAAATATTTAATGACGAAGATAAAAAAATGTGAAGGAGAATAAAGATGCCGTAAAACGCATTCCTTTCACTATACTTAGGTAAAAATGGACATAAGATCCTATGTTACAAACACATCAACAGTTAGAgggttttttgttttttcttctttACTGCTAGATTTCATTGACATTTTATCCAGATAACAGAGCTTTCATCTCTCTGGGATGATACTCAGAAATCTCCTGTCAACTAGCATGAGGGCCTCTAAGATTATTTTCTTGAAGCATGAACAATCAAGAAGCATCTCATTCATCAGCACTTTTGCTTCTCTACAAATAACACACTGCCTAATTACTCTGCAGTAGCTAGACTACAACTTGTTGTTGATCAGCCAATTGAATATGTAAAATGAACCTTTACCTAATGAGATAAGTTTACAAAGGTAACACTAACTAGTAAaaaatcaaaagaataaggataaaCAAAAGTTCGCAGCCTACACAACACAAACATCAATTGCAATGGAATTTGAGTCGCTTTTTGAGCGATCAAGTTGGAAGATGCAAACATCTCCTACTTTTAGCTTGTTGGTTGAAAAGAACACGCGCCAGCCTGTTGTAATAATAGCATATAAAGTCTTCCCACCATTACAAATTCTAAGACTCGCAGGACATGGTTTACCCGACGGACCAGTTAACGTTATGTTTGTATTCTGAAAGAGTGCATTCGACTGACAAAATTCCGTGGGCATATGCATATAAGGAGAACGTTTTCTGGCGTTATATTCTTTTATTCTTGCCGTAAACTCAGAACTTCCTTTCAAGCATTGGTACGGAGGTTGATCACCCTCGAGTTAGAGGGTTCTCACATTCAAATATGAAGGAAACTGTTTCTCCAGAATGCCTCCGGCTTTTACGGTACTAAAGCCAAAAGAAACTAACTTTTCACTTTTACTACTAAAACTTTTATGCCAATCATTCCTTATCCACCACCTCTGGTAACATTTTTACCAATTGCATAATGGAACACGTTCAAAATGAAAACTGCAAACCATTTTCCGTTAGATGCCAACTTCTAAATTGTTCAAACAAGATTAAAAGTCACGTTACAGATAAAGAGATTGACTCAGTGAAAGGAAAGATCTTTCCGTCACATCTCAGAATACCAAAACTAGACAAC from Lycium barbarum isolate Lr01 chromosome 10, ASM1917538v2, whole genome shotgun sequence includes:
- the LOC132613145 gene encoding uncharacterized protein LOC132613145 — translated: MDNSRNKNWMNCDRLSKEYLDGVDDFIKHAFSGKQDGEKIACPCTECVLIYQANRATAYDHLVVNGIMPSYDTWFCHGEPLKGSNNTKGNNRSQSTLRGDDMRRMIHDAFGGSTQFMDSEVSERGEMDPNLQENTAHPSGYEPHLEMDKFERLMKEANEELYPGCQKFSKLSFLLHIYRTKCMFKWSNESFNALLGLLKDALPEGEKLPPSFYETKKIVEGLGLKYEKIDACPNDCMLFRKEFASKDVNECKICGASRWKNNARKIPLKVLRYFPLKPRLQRLFMSSETSKAMRWHHEERSKDGVLRHPADSEAWKSLDNKYPEFAKDPRNVWLVLASDGFNPFGTMRTVHSTWPVILMPYNLPPWMCMKQEFFILSLLIPGPKAPGNNIDVFFQPLIEKLNELWDVGVETYDASTKEIFQMRAALMWTINDFPAYGTLSGCSTYGRFACPSCNINTQYTIVVLWSFQRLKVMQVQVTMLQSLQISHIMVG